From a region of the Acidimicrobiales bacterium genome:
- a CDS encoding FtsX-like permease family protein: MLKLTLKGLQANKIRFALTTFGVVLAVSFVVSALVLGDGLRRSFTGVSQDITSGVDIQVRAVSDFGDPPPLPPELVDVIAQVDGVAAAQANIEAGESAVRPIPPDGEPISIYGPPQLAFNWAEDAQMSPFELVTGAAPLPGEFVMDIDSAADHGFVVGDVYDVFTPSGLVSLQLSGTFTFGPQNATLGSLLMAMNTDEAADLFDKDGIDTVEVRVAPDADVATVQAEIAAVVPGLQVVDNATVLAETTAEFTEAVDIVQNILLGFGGVALFVSMFIIYNTFAIVIGQRTRELALLRTLGASPSQIRRSVMGESVVIGTLASALGIGGGVLTAKGIDALVAALGVGLPDYPFVLSGRTIVAAVVIGFGVTVVAATGPARKASTIPAIAALSAVDQSTSVGSRTRKVAGTAMITFGAVIGALGLSGAGSTAVTVAAMALGAMGVFLGVATLSPLMVETVTTIIGWPLRRVSGVAGTMAQRNAARNPRRTATTAAALMIGLALVSTAIVVGDSIKQHIGGTIEEVARADYFITDDLDEVDLPAELTSELAQTGLVDQVAGFAYTEAELNGEVVEIPVTDFETVDALLDLDFSPGALANPTAVPVVVRAEQAQRLAIVEGDIITTRLADGTTVEATVTGTFGESGGVVTDYLYDVASAEAIGLSPSYEWVAFNLADGVSASMADTLADAVAEQLPDVHVETADAYVERVQGSIDTLLAIVNVMVALAVVIALIGIANTLALSVFERTRELGLVRAVGMTRRQLRRMVRLEAAMVATFGAVLGIAVGLLFGWAVVTALPQTIAGSVSVPLQPLLSLMLVAAFSGVLAAVLPARRAGHLDVLDAIAH; this comes from the coding sequence ATGTTGAAACTCACGCTCAAAGGCCTTCAAGCCAACAAGATCCGTTTCGCCCTCACCACCTTCGGCGTGGTGCTGGCGGTCAGTTTCGTGGTGTCGGCCCTGGTGCTAGGCGATGGTCTTCGCCGCAGCTTCACCGGCGTTTCCCAAGACATCACGTCTGGAGTGGACATCCAGGTGCGAGCCGTATCCGACTTCGGCGACCCGCCGCCGCTGCCGCCCGAACTGGTGGACGTCATCGCCCAAGTCGATGGGGTCGCCGCCGCCCAGGCCAACATCGAAGCCGGGGAGTCGGCCGTCAGACCGATACCGCCCGATGGTGAGCCGATATCGATATACGGCCCGCCACAGCTCGCCTTCAACTGGGCCGAAGACGCCCAGATGAGCCCCTTCGAGCTCGTGACCGGAGCCGCGCCCCTGCCGGGCGAGTTCGTGATGGATATCGACTCGGCAGCCGACCACGGCTTTGTCGTCGGCGATGTGTATGACGTGTTCACGCCCAGCGGTCTGGTCAGCTTGCAACTGTCCGGGACGTTCACGTTCGGGCCACAGAACGCAACCCTGGGTTCGCTGCTGATGGCGATGAACACCGACGAAGCGGCCGACCTGTTCGACAAGGACGGAATCGACACCGTCGAGGTACGGGTCGCGCCGGATGCAGATGTCGCCACAGTGCAGGCAGAGATCGCTGCAGTGGTGCCCGGGCTGCAGGTCGTCGACAACGCCACCGTTCTGGCCGAGACCACCGCCGAGTTCACCGAGGCGGTCGACATCGTGCAGAACATCTTGCTGGGCTTTGGTGGCGTAGCCCTGTTCGTTTCGATGTTCATCATCTACAACACCTTCGCGATCGTCATCGGCCAGCGAACCCGCGAGCTGGCCCTGCTTCGAACCCTCGGAGCCTCGCCATCGCAGATACGCCGCTCGGTCATGGGCGAGTCGGTCGTCATCGGCACCTTGGCTTCGGCTCTCGGGATTGGCGGAGGTGTATTGACGGCCAAGGGAATCGACGCCCTGGTTGCCGCCCTCGGCGTGGGCCTGCCCGACTATCCGTTCGTGCTGTCGGGTCGCACCATCGTGGCCGCCGTCGTGATCGGATTCGGCGTGACGGTGGTGGCAGCTACCGGCCCGGCACGCAAGGCATCGACCATCCCGGCGATCGCCGCATTGAGTGCTGTTGATCAGTCGACATCGGTGGGCAGCCGGACCCGCAAGGTGGCCGGCACGGCCATGATCACCTTCGGTGCTGTCATCGGAGCGCTGGGCCTCAGCGGTGCCGGGTCGACCGCGGTGACCGTTGCCGCCATGGCGCTTGGTGCCATGGGCGTGTTCCTGGGCGTCGCAACGCTGAGCCCGCTGATGGTCGAAACGGTAACCACCATCATCGGTTGGCCACTGCGCAGGGTGTCCGGAGTGGCGGGCACCATGGCCCAGCGCAACGCCGCCCGGAACCCCCGGCGCACCGCTACCACGGCAGCGGCGCTGATGATCGGTCTGGCATTGGTGTCGACCGCCATCGTCGTCGGTGATTCGATCAAGCAACACATCGGCGGAACGATCGAGGAGGTCGCCAGGGCCGACTACTTCATCACCGACGATCTCGACGAGGTGGACCTTCCGGCAGAGCTGACCAGCGAGCTGGCTCAGACAGGCCTGGTCGACCAGGTCGCCGGTTTCGCATACACCGAAGCCGAACTGAACGGTGAGGTGGTCGAAATACCCGTGACCGACTTCGAGACCGTCGACGCGCTGCTGGATCTCGACTTCTCGCCCGGCGCCTTGGCGAACCCCACTGCGGTTCCTGTGGTGGTTCGAGCCGAGCAGGCTCAGCGCCTGGCGATCGTCGAAGGCGACATCATCACCACCAGACTCGCCGACGGCACGACGGTCGAGGCCACCGTCACAGGAACCTTCGGAGAGTCGGGCGGGGTGGTCACCGACTATCTATACGACGTCGCCAGCGCCGAAGCCATCGGCCTGTCGCCCAGCTACGAGTGGGTTGCATTCAACCTGGCCGACGGGGTGAGCGCCTCGATGGCCGACACCCTGGCAGACGCGGTCGCCGAGCAACTTCCCGACGTCCACGTCGAGACCGCCGATGCCTACGTCGAGCGTGTCCAGGGTTCGATCGACACCCTGCTGGCCATTGTCAACGTGATGGTGGCTCTGGCCGTGGTCATCGCCTTGATCGGCATTGCGAACACGTTGGCCCTGTCTGTGTTCGAGCGGACGCGCGAGTTGGGTCTGGTGCGTGCGGTCGGTATGACCCGCAGGCAGCTTCGGCGCATGGTGCGTCTCGAAGCGGCCATGGTTGCCACCTTCGGAGCGGTCCTGGGCATCGCCGTCGGGCTGTTGTTCGGCTGGGCAGTGGTGACCGCACTTCCCCAAACCATCGCCGGTTCGGTGTCGGTGCCGTTGCAACCGCTGCTGTCTTTGATGCTGGTCGCCGCGTTCTCGGGTGTGCTCGCCGCTGTGCTTCCCGCCAGGCGCGCCGGACACCTCGATGTACTCGACGCCATCGCTCACTAG
- a CDS encoding ABC transporter ATP-binding protein: MSLVIDPATNPSQHTAGAGQIAAQASGATKVYGSGDTKVTALDGVDVSFFARQFTAIMGPSGSGKSTLMHCMAGLDRLDAGSAVIGDTDMATASERDLTLLRRDRLGFIFQAFNLVPTLTALENITLPMMLAGRQPDQQWLDEVVNTVGLAQRLNHRPSELSGGQQQRVAVARALAGRPEIIFGDEPTGNLDSTTGAEILAFMRHAVDDLGQTIVMVTHDPVAASYSDRVLFLSDGRITDELHNPTSDAVIDAMRRLG, from the coding sequence ATGTCTTTGGTCATCGACCCAGCTACCAACCCATCCCAACACACCGCAGGCGCAGGCCAAATAGCCGCCCAGGCCAGCGGCGCCACCAAGGTCTACGGCAGCGGCGACACCAAGGTGACAGCGCTGGACGGAGTCGACGTCAGCTTCTTCGCCCGGCAATTCACCGCAATCATGGGCCCTTCGGGCTCGGGCAAGTCGACCCTCATGCACTGCATGGCAGGGCTCGACCGCCTCGACGCCGGCTCGGCAGTGATAGGTGACACCGACATGGCCACGGCGTCAGAACGCGATCTGACGCTGTTGCGCCGCGACCGGCTGGGCTTCATCTTTCAAGCGTTCAACCTGGTGCCGACACTGACCGCGCTAGAGAACATCACCCTGCCCATGATGCTGGCCGGCCGCCAGCCCGATCAGCAGTGGCTGGACGAGGTGGTGAACACGGTCGGGCTGGCCCAGCGCCTGAACCACCGACCCAGCGAGTTGTCCGGTGGCCAGCAGCAGCGAGTGGCTGTGGCGCGGGCGCTGGCGGGCCGTCCCGAGATCATCTTCGGCGACGAACCGACCGGCAATCTCGACAGCACGACCGGCGCAGAGATCTTGGCCTTCATGCGTCACGCGGTGGACGACCTGGGGCAGACGATCGTGATGGTCACTCACGACCCGGTGGCGGCCTCGTATTCGGATCGGGTGCTCTTCCTGTCCGACGGGCGCATCACCGACGAGTTGCACAACCCCACTTCGGACGCGGTCATCGACGCCATGCGTCGGCTCGGCTGA